In Acidobacteriota bacterium, the following proteins share a genomic window:
- a CDS encoding alpha/beta hydrolase, which translates to MRGSREQAAAWAGAAVCLVLTLFSCAPRGAVGREGLSPAPGAPPRLLWVQGPEGRLRVEDGGRGGIPVVFVHGLGGDRRVWAAQLEHLRKTRRAIALDLRGHGESDPSPDPRGAYAPQGFAEDVEAVANALGLKRFVLVGHSLGGAVVGAYAGDHPGRVAGLLFDDPVGALNQIPRASMESWLEGFSSESYDAYWPVWLGEMLAPAKPEVRDQVLKTFASTTPEAVRAAIMSLSLYDPVPALERYRGPMLTVVTPENTKPFSLHNAVAGLPYRIVQGTSHWIMMDDPTAFNAILDEFLQKLR; encoded by the coding sequence ATGCGCGGATCTCGGGAACAAGCGGCGGCGTGGGCCGGTGCGGCGGTCTGTCTCGTCCTCACGCTCTTCTCCTGCGCCCCCCGCGGCGCGGTGGGCCGGGAGGGGCTCTCACCGGCGCCCGGGGCACCGCCCCGCCTGCTGTGGGTGCAGGGGCCGGAGGGCCGGCTTCGCGTGGAGGACGGGGGACGGGGCGGGATCCCCGTCGTTTTCGTCCACGGGCTCGGAGGCGACCGCCGGGTCTGGGCGGCCCAGCTCGAGCACCTCCGGAAAACGCGTCGCGCCATCGCGCTGGACCTGAGGGGCCACGGGGAGTCGGACCCCTCGCCCGACCCGCGGGGCGCCTACGCGCCCCAAGGCTTTGCGGAGGACGTGGAGGCCGTGGCGAACGCCCTCGGTTTGAAGAGGTTCGTCCTCGTGGGCCACAGCCTGGGGGGGGCCGTCGTCGGGGCGTATGCGGGCGACCATCCCGGCCGCGTGGCCGGGCTCCTCTTCGACGACCCCGTGGGCGCCCTCAATCAGATTCCGCGGGCGAGCATGGAGTCCTGGCTGGAGGGTTTTTCGAGTGAATCCTACGATGCGTACTGGCCCGTCTGGCTGGGCGAGATGCTGGCGCCGGCGAAGCCTGAGGTGCGCGACCAGGTGCTGAAGACCTTCGCCTCCACGACCCCCGAGGCGGTCCGTGCAGCGATCATGAGCCTGAGTCTCTACGACCCCGTCCCCGCCCTGGAAAGGTACCGCGGACCCATGCTCACCGTTGTCACGCCGGAAAACACCAAGCCCTTTTCGCTCCATAACGCCGTGGCGGGCCTGCCGTACCGGATCGTGCAGGGAACGAGCCACTGGATCATGATGGACGACCCCACGGCCTTCAACGCCATCCTGGACGAGTTCCTTCAGAAGCTGAGGTAA
- a CDS encoding SPFH domain-containing protein produces the protein MSNERPYLPQSGWFMVILDVLLFALTLPVFLRGVFLLSQNQTGPGISLVIVAMILLFLAILATKGFLILQPNEAAVIVLFGDYKGSVKRNGFFWVNPFATQKKISLRFHNLNSEKLKVNDSAANPIEIAAVVVWKVEDTFAACFQVEHYVEYVTVQSESALRHLASSYPYDAWEEEGAVISLRGNLDEVSGALEKELQARLDKAGVRVVEARLSHLAYAPEIAEAMLKRQQASAVIAARQKIVEGAVGMVQMALHRLGAEGIVQLDEERKAQMVSNLLVVLCGEREAHPVINAGTLY, from the coding sequence ATGTCGAACGAGAGACCGTATCTGCCGCAGTCGGGTTGGTTCATGGTGATTCTCGACGTTCTTCTGTTCGCCCTCACGCTTCCCGTCTTTCTCCGGGGCGTTTTCCTTCTGTCCCAGAACCAAACGGGTCCAGGGATCTCCCTGGTGATCGTCGCCATGATCCTCCTTTTCCTGGCCATTCTGGCCACCAAGGGCTTTCTGATCCTCCAGCCGAACGAGGCCGCCGTCATCGTCCTCTTCGGAGACTACAAGGGATCGGTCAAGCGCAACGGGTTCTTCTGGGTCAACCCCTTCGCCACCCAGAAGAAGATCTCCCTTCGCTTCCACAACCTCAATTCGGAGAAGTTGAAGGTGAACGACAGCGCGGCCAACCCCATCGAGATCGCCGCCGTCGTCGTCTGGAAGGTGGAGGACACCTTCGCGGCCTGCTTCCAGGTGGAACACTACGTGGAGTACGTGACGGTGCAGAGCGAATCGGCCCTGAGGCATCTGGCCAGCTCGTACCCCTACGACGCCTGGGAAGAGGAAGGGGCCGTCATTTCCCTGCGCGGCAACCTCGACGAGGTCTCGGGCGCCCTGGAGAAGGAACTCCAGGCCCGCCTGGACAAGGCGGGGGTGCGGGTGGTGGAGGCGCGCCTCAGCCACCTGGCCTACGCGCCGGAAATCGCCGAGGCCATGCTCAAGCGCCAGCAGGCCTCCGCCGTCATCGCCGCCCGCCAGAAGATCGTCGAGGGCGCCGTCGGAATGGTGCAGATGGCCCTTCACCGCCTGGGGGCGGAAGGGATCGTCCAGCTCGACGAGGAGCGCAAGGCCCAGATGGTCTCGAACCTTCTCGTGGTGCTGTGCGGGGAGCGGGAGGCCCATCCGGTGATCAACGCGGGCACGCTCTACTAG
- a CDS encoding pitrilysin family protein: protein MHFLRTVIRTALLLALAAVDLSAQNAPCETFTLSNGLTVILHEDHRLPQATVNLWYGVGSKDEAQGRTGFAHLFEHLMFMGTGRAPGNRFDVLMENGGGANNASTSSDRTNYYSWGPSSLLPTLLWLEADRMEGLGKAMTQEKLDLQRSVVRNERRQSYENAPYGRAFLAVPAALYPEGHPYRHPVIGSHEDLEAATLQDVKDFFATYYVPSNATLVVAGDFDPSAVRDLVTRLFGAVPAAPIPPRLTAPEPALKGEVRRLLLDQVEFPRLFLVWPSPAAYSEGDAPMDLAAMALGDGAASRLHRRLVLDERMAQEVNVYQDSRRLNGEFTVDVIASQGGDLERIKRIVLEEIHLLKREGPSEAELKRAKAKIEARFLRRMESLQERADQINAYQWAFGDPDSFRRDLRRWLDVSGAEVRFWCGKVFGEGRLDLRVLPEGTASDPAVLDAMPPAFPEKAVRLPVPVEMDLECGARLYVVPRPGTGLVSGAAVARGGESLFPPTQAGLASLTATLLTSGAGGRDAAAFADALDDLGASVEARSAWRDLTVTVEGLANRLGPTLDLFADALLRPTLADADFERERAQALDSVRARPENPQRVASLVARAAVFGREDPRGRPPEGFEETLLALSPADARSAHRSLIQPSRCRFVFAGDVEPSLLKAELDRRLAGWKASYGPAPDDPPAVEAKGRLILVDRPGAPQTYLLCMRPTAPPSNETDRAARACATTVLGGTFTSRLMQNIREKHGFSYGARSLLIEEGGQGWLLAYSAVQTEVTGKALVEFRREFDRLASGDVTEEEAAKAARSLRFDLLAAAETAGGLAGALSDALSAGRPVNALPSANAALEALEPGAVNVAARLGLFDWNSLTVVLVGDRAAVLPQLREAGLPEPESWDPEGKPLTPRTPSGLPNAR, encoded by the coding sequence ATGCACTTCTTGCGCACCGTGATCCGTACCGCCCTTCTCCTGGCCCTCGCCGCCGTGGATCTTTCGGCCCAGAACGCCCCGTGCGAAACGTTCACCCTCTCCAACGGCCTCACCGTGATCCTCCACGAAGACCACCGGCTCCCCCAGGCCACCGTGAACCTCTGGTACGGAGTCGGCTCCAAGGACGAGGCCCAGGGCCGCACGGGATTTGCCCACCTTTTCGAACACCTCATGTTCATGGGCACCGGGCGGGCGCCGGGCAACCGCTTCGACGTGCTGATGGAAAACGGAGGCGGAGCCAACAACGCCTCCACCAGCAGCGACCGCACCAACTACTACTCGTGGGGGCCCTCCAGCCTCCTTCCCACCCTCCTCTGGCTGGAGGCGGATCGCATGGAGGGCCTGGGCAAGGCCATGACCCAGGAGAAACTGGACCTCCAGCGCAGCGTCGTGAGGAACGAGCGGCGCCAGAGCTACGAGAACGCCCCTTACGGCCGCGCCTTCCTCGCCGTGCCCGCAGCGCTGTACCCCGAAGGCCACCCCTACCGCCACCCGGTCATCGGAAGCCACGAGGACCTCGAGGCGGCCACCCTCCAGGACGTGAAGGACTTTTTCGCCACCTACTACGTTCCCTCCAACGCCACCCTCGTGGTGGCGGGCGACTTCGACCCCTCCGCCGTTCGAGACCTCGTGACCCGGCTCTTCGGAGCCGTTCCCGCCGCCCCGATCCCCCCACGGCTGACGGCGCCCGAGCCCGCCCTGAAGGGCGAGGTGCGGAGGCTCCTCCTGGACCAGGTGGAGTTTCCCCGTCTCTTCCTCGTCTGGCCCTCTCCGGCCGCCTACTCCGAAGGGGACGCCCCCATGGACCTCGCCGCCATGGCCCTGGGGGATGGGGCCGCCTCCCGCCTCCATCGCCGCCTGGTCCTCGACGAACGGATGGCCCAGGAGGTGAACGTGTACCAGGACTCGAGACGGCTTAACGGCGAGTTCACGGTAGACGTCATCGCCTCCCAGGGGGGCGATCTGGAGCGCATCAAACGAATCGTCCTGGAGGAGATCCACCTCCTCAAAAGGGAAGGCCCCTCGGAAGCCGAATTGAAGCGGGCCAAGGCGAAGATCGAGGCTCGTTTCCTGCGCCGGATGGAGAGCCTCCAGGAGCGCGCGGACCAGATCAACGCCTACCAGTGGGCCTTCGGAGACCCCGACTCCTTCCGCAGAGACCTCCGCCGGTGGCTGGATGTGTCGGGTGCGGAGGTTCGATTCTGGTGCGGGAAGGTGTTCGGGGAAGGGCGCCTGGACCTGAGGGTCCTTCCCGAGGGGACCGCCTCCGATCCCGCGGTCCTCGACGCCATGCCTCCGGCCTTTCCAGAGAAGGCCGTCCGGCTTCCCGTTCCGGTGGAGATGGACCTCGAGTGCGGCGCGCGCCTCTACGTCGTGCCTCGCCCTGGCACGGGGCTCGTTTCGGGCGCGGCGGTGGCAAGGGGCGGCGAGAGCCTCTTCCCGCCCACCCAGGCCGGCCTGGCCTCCCTGACCGCCACGCTCTTGACCTCGGGCGCGGGGGGCCGGGACGCGGCCGCGTTTGCGGATGCACTGGACGACCTGGGCGCCTCCGTCGAAGCCCGGTCTGCATGGAGGGATCTCACGGTCACGGTCGAGGGTCTCGCCAACCGCCTCGGCCCCACCCTCGACCTCTTTGCCGACGCCCTGCTTCGGCCCACGCTCGCCGACGCGGACTTCGAGCGGGAAAGGGCCCAGGCCCTGGATTCGGTGCGTGCGCGTCCCGAGAACCCCCAACGCGTGGCGAGCCTCGTGGCGAGGGCCGCCGTCTTCGGCCGCGAGGACCCGCGAGGAAGACCCCCGGAGGGCTTCGAGGAGACGCTCTTGGCCCTCTCTCCCGCCGATGCGCGGTCGGCTCACCGAAGCCTGATCCAGCCCTCCCGTTGCCGGTTTGTCTTCGCCGGGGACGTGGAGCCCTCCCTTTTGAAGGCCGAGCTGGACCGGCGTCTGGCGGGCTGGAAGGCTTCCTACGGACCCGCCCCAGACGACCCTCCCGCCGTGGAGGCCAAAGGGCGGCTGATCCTGGTGGACCGGCCCGGTGCCCCTCAGACGTATCTGCTGTGCATGAGGCCCACGGCTCCTCCCTCGAACGAGACGGACCGGGCGGCGCGGGCCTGCGCCACGACGGTGCTCGGGGGCACCTTCACGAGCCGGCTCATGCAGAACATCCGTGAGAAGCACGGCTTCTCCTACGGCGCCCGAAGCCTCCTCATCGAGGAGGGGGGCCAGGGATGGCTCCTGGCCTACTCGGCCGTGCAGACGGAAGTGACCGGCAAGGCCCTTGTGGAATTCCGGCGGGAATTCGACCGCCTGGCTTCGGGGGACGTGACGGAGGAGGAGGCGGCCAAGGCCGCGCGCTCTCTCCGATTCGACCTTCTCGCCGCGGCCGAAACGGCGGGAGGTCTCGCCGGTGCCCTGTCGGACGCTCTCTCGGCGGGGCGCCCGGTCAACGCCCTCCCCTCCGCGAACGCCGCGCTCGAAGCCCTCGAACCCGGAGCGGTGAATGTGGCCGCCCGATTGGGGTTGTTCGATTGGAACTCGCTGACGGTCGTTCTCGTGGGGGACCGGGCCGCCGTCCTGCCCCAGCTTCGGGAGGCCGGACTCCCCGAACCCGAATCCTGGGACCCCGAGGGGAAGCCCCTGACCCCCCGCACCCCATCCGGCCTTCCGAACGCGCGGTGA
- a CDS encoding Arc family DNA binding domain-containing protein: MPRKAFLLRLSPELWEEVNRWASDELRSVNGQIEYILRRAVEERRRRRSAPLEEGPGGEERLAPPHREG; encoded by the coding sequence GTGCCCAGGAAAGCCTTTCTGCTCCGGCTGAGCCCCGAACTCTGGGAGGAGGTGAACCGCTGGGCCTCCGACGAACTCCGGAGCGTGAACGGGCAGATCGAATACATTCTGAGACGAGCGGTGGAGGAGCGCCGAAGACGGCGCTCCGCCCCGCTGGAGGAGGGCCCCGGCGGGGAGGAGCGCCTTGCCCCGCCCCACCGGGAAGGTTAG
- the ispG gene encoding flavodoxin-dependent (E)-4-hydroxy-3-methylbut-2-enyl-diphosphate synthase — translation MTNSVARTSVGVRIGRLQVGGGAPVVIQSMANTDTADAASTASQCLDLIRAGSEMVRVTVNTPEAARAVPEIKQRLLDAGADAPLIGDFHYNGHLLLTQFPECAQALDKYRVNPGNVGQGKRRDEQFSTICQVAADRGKPIRIGVNAGSLNQDLVLRKMQENTDRALGRTSEQILAECMVLSAVESTELALRCGLSRDRIILSCKTSRPEELVALYRDLSRRTEQPLHLGLTEAGMGLKGLVWSAAPMAILLSEGIGDTIRISLTPRPGGDRREEVYACIELLQALGLRRFAPTITSCPGCGRTTSTTFQRLAERVDTYIKDRLPVWRRDYPGVEALTVAVMGCVVNGPGESKAAHIGISLPGTGEAPKCPVYVDGKPFTTLQGTYEELATAFQDLLEAYVTKRWG, via the coding sequence ATGACGAACTCCGTTGCAAGGACTTCCGTGGGGGTGCGAATCGGCCGACTTCAGGTGGGCGGAGGCGCCCCGGTGGTCATTCAATCCATGGCCAACACGGACACCGCCGACGCCGCGTCCACGGCCTCCCAGTGCCTGGATCTCATCCGCGCCGGATCCGAGATGGTCCGCGTCACGGTCAACACACCGGAGGCCGCCCGGGCCGTCCCCGAGATCAAGCAACGCCTCCTGGACGCCGGAGCCGATGCCCCTCTCATCGGAGATTTTCACTACAACGGACACCTCCTCCTCACCCAGTTCCCCGAGTGCGCTCAGGCCCTGGACAAATACCGCGTCAACCCGGGCAACGTGGGCCAGGGGAAGCGCCGCGACGAGCAGTTCTCCACGATCTGCCAGGTCGCCGCGGATCGGGGCAAGCCCATCCGCATCGGGGTCAACGCGGGTTCCCTCAACCAGGATCTCGTCCTGAGGAAGATGCAGGAAAACACGGACCGCGCGCTGGGGCGGACCTCGGAGCAAATCCTGGCCGAGTGCATGGTCCTTTCGGCCGTCGAGTCCACCGAACTCGCCCTCCGGTGCGGCCTGTCCAGGGACCGGATCATCCTTTCCTGCAAGACGAGCCGCCCCGAGGAGCTGGTCGCCTTGTACCGGGATCTCTCCCGGCGGACCGAGCAGCCTCTCCACCTCGGCCTCACGGAGGCGGGGATGGGGCTCAAGGGCCTCGTCTGGTCCGCGGCCCCAATGGCGATCCTGCTCTCGGAGGGAATCGGGGACACCATTCGAATCTCCCTCACGCCCCGGCCGGGCGGGGACCGCAGGGAGGAGGTCTACGCCTGCATCGAGCTCCTGCAGGCCCTGGGTCTCCGGCGCTTCGCGCCCACGATCACCTCATGCCCCGGTTGCGGGCGCACCACGAGCACGACCTTCCAGCGCCTCGCCGAGCGCGTGGATACCTACATCAAGGACCGCCTTCCCGTCTGGCGGAGGGACTATCCGGGCGTGGAGGCACTGACCGTCGCCGTCATGGGGTGCGTGGTGAACGGACCGGGGGAGTCGAAGGCCGCCCACATCGGCATCAGCCTTCCGGGCACCGGGGAAGCCCCCAAGTGCCCCGTGTACGTGGACGGCAAACCCTTCACGACCTTGCAGGGAACCTACGAGGAGCTCGCCACTGCCTTCCAGGACCTCTTGGAAGCCTACGTCACCAAGAGGTGGGGGTGA
- a CDS encoding PDZ domain-containing protein, translated as MRNPLYAAALLLAAGMAAGAQTGESHLMRLADVHEDRLVFTYEDDLWTASTRGGDASRLTRDEGAERYAKFSPDGRRIAFTGQYDGGVDVYVMDAAGSPPVRLTYHPAPDLVLGWTPDGASVLFRSRREYPFRGEQVYAVPAEGGTERKLPVDRAGLAALSPDGKSLAYCRLSNENATWKRHQGGDAQEIWMGSLEKADFRVIAPWKGIDNFPMWEGQAIYFASDREAGTMNLFRYDVGTGEVRALTHYTDYDVKYPSSGPGAIVFQYAESLHLLDLASGAVRKVDIRIPSDRVPIRSEFVAAKAGHGAFGLSPDGSRLLYEYRGEILSVPVDKKRGEPVNLTRASGSREKDPVWSPDGTRVAFLSDRTGEEEVYLADAEGLMPWKPLTTGGLGFRMRLTWSPDSKWLLFSDKFMKLNLVEAATGKITVIDRGEYDDGWERWGIQDFTFSPDSRWIAYTKKLENTYEAIYLYSLDSAKSTPLTDGMANSWSPSFDPGGKYLYFLSDRAFHPVMGTVGQDHVFLNMASPFLAVLKAGTPSPFSPEFEASEPSAEAKDKNSKEKAKPGMPSGPSIDLAGLAERVLPVEGVEPGNYFRLEATESGFLFLSKTEPEFLKYQTVTDANETSCDLMAYDLSEKKAESVTSGVENYHLSADRKKMVVRSKGTFSVSGTGQKAKPDEAVDLSDVKVRVDRMAEFGQIFDEAWRIERDWFYDPNLHGLDWKKTGDMYRRFLPNCGNRADLNYLIGEMISELNTGHTYVSGGDLGDSGPRSTVGLLGCDFEVSDGGAFPVIRHILPSYPWDSDHLSPLRAPGLPVREGQYLIAVDGETISPSSNLYAYFENKAGKTVRLTVNDRPSKEGARTFRVKTLRSEATLRYREWVERNRAYVDKASGGAVGYVHLPGMMEDGLIEFARYFYPQIDKKAILLDARYNGGGFTSGMIIDHLERKVWAVTQPREGRPSLNPEAAFWGPYALLINEDTGSDGELFSEAVKIKGLAKIFGMRTWGGAFGIEAHQDLVDGGTVTPPQFGLYGLDRRWLIEGRGVDPHVEVQNLPGEVLKGKDAQLDAALGYLMDLVTKNPQEVPPPPPYPNKARPAGSDISRP; from the coding sequence ATGAGAAATCCTCTTTACGCCGCGGCGCTCCTGTTGGCCGCGGGGATGGCGGCCGGTGCGCAGACGGGTGAAAGCCACCTCATGCGCCTGGCGGACGTGCATGAAGACCGGCTGGTGTTCACCTACGAGGACGACCTGTGGACCGCCTCCACTCGAGGGGGGGACGCTTCCCGTCTCACCCGGGACGAGGGCGCCGAGCGGTACGCGAAGTTCAGCCCCGACGGAAGGCGGATCGCGTTCACGGGTCAGTACGACGGCGGGGTGGACGTGTACGTGATGGACGCGGCGGGGAGCCCGCCGGTGCGTCTCACCTACCATCCGGCCCCGGATCTGGTTCTGGGATGGACGCCGGACGGGGCTTCGGTCCTCTTCCGCTCCCGAAGGGAGTATCCCTTCCGAGGAGAGCAGGTGTATGCCGTTCCGGCGGAAGGCGGGACCGAAAGAAAACTCCCCGTGGACCGCGCCGGACTCGCGGCCCTTTCCCCCGACGGGAAGAGCCTGGCCTACTGCCGGCTCTCCAACGAAAACGCCACGTGGAAGCGGCACCAGGGCGGGGACGCCCAGGAAATCTGGATGGGCAGCCTCGAGAAGGCCGACTTCCGCGTGATCGCTCCGTGGAAAGGCATCGACAACTTCCCCATGTGGGAAGGCCAGGCCATCTACTTCGCGTCCGACCGGGAGGCCGGCACCATGAACCTCTTCCGCTACGACGTGGGGACGGGGGAGGTCCGGGCGCTCACCCACTACACCGATTACGACGTGAAGTACCCCTCCTCGGGGCCCGGCGCCATCGTTTTCCAGTACGCCGAGAGCCTCCACCTCCTGGATCTCGCCTCGGGTGCCGTCCGGAAGGTCGACATCCGGATCCCCAGCGACCGCGTTCCGATCCGTTCCGAATTCGTCGCCGCGAAAGCCGGCCACGGCGCCTTCGGCCTGAGCCCCGACGGCTCCCGGCTTCTGTATGAATACCGGGGGGAGATCCTGTCCGTCCCCGTGGACAAGAAGAGGGGAGAGCCCGTGAACCTGACCCGCGCCTCCGGCTCGCGCGAGAAGGATCCCGTCTGGTCTCCGGACGGAACGCGCGTGGCCTTCCTCTCGGACCGGACCGGCGAGGAGGAGGTCTATCTCGCCGACGCGGAGGGGCTCATGCCCTGGAAGCCCCTCACCACGGGCGGCCTCGGATTCCGGATGCGCCTGACGTGGTCGCCCGACTCCAAGTGGCTCCTCTTCTCCGACAAGTTCATGAAACTCAATCTCGTGGAAGCGGCGACGGGCAAGATCACGGTGATCGACCGGGGCGAATACGACGATGGGTGGGAACGGTGGGGCATCCAGGATTTCACCTTCTCTCCCGATTCCCGCTGGATCGCCTACACCAAGAAGCTCGAAAACACGTACGAGGCCATCTACCTCTACAGCCTGGACTCGGCCAAGTCCACACCGCTGACCGACGGCATGGCCAACTCCTGGAGCCCCTCCTTCGATCCGGGGGGGAAATACCTCTACTTCCTCTCGGACCGGGCCTTTCATCCGGTCATGGGGACGGTGGGCCAGGACCACGTCTTCTTGAACATGGCCTCGCCTTTCCTGGCCGTCCTCAAGGCCGGAACTCCGTCTCCCTTCAGTCCGGAGTTCGAGGCCTCGGAGCCCTCCGCCGAGGCCAAGGACAAGAACTCCAAGGAGAAGGCCAAGCCGGGAATGCCCTCGGGGCCGTCCATCGACCTCGCCGGATTGGCCGAACGCGTCCTGCCCGTCGAGGGAGTGGAACCCGGCAACTACTTCCGGCTCGAGGCCACGGAGTCGGGATTTCTCTTCCTTTCCAAGACCGAGCCCGAGTTCCTCAAGTACCAGACCGTCACCGACGCCAACGAAACGTCCTGTGACCTCATGGCCTACGATCTTTCCGAGAAGAAGGCCGAGAGCGTGACCTCGGGCGTCGAGAACTACCACCTTTCGGCGGACCGGAAAAAGATGGTGGTTCGATCCAAGGGGACCTTCTCCGTGTCGGGGACCGGCCAGAAGGCCAAGCCCGATGAGGCCGTGGACCTTTCGGACGTGAAGGTCCGGGTGGACCGGATGGCGGAGTTCGGCCAGATCTTCGACGAGGCCTGGCGCATCGAGCGCGACTGGTTCTACGACCCGAATCTCCACGGCCTGGACTGGAAGAAGACGGGGGACATGTACCGGCGCTTTCTTCCGAACTGCGGAAACCGGGCCGACCTCAACTACCTCATCGGGGAGATGATCTCCGAACTCAACACGGGCCACACCTACGTGAGCGGTGGGGACCTGGGGGACTCGGGACCGCGGTCCACCGTCGGCCTTCTGGGATGCGATTTCGAAGTGTCCGACGGCGGAGCGTTCCCTGTCATCCGCCACATCCTCCCCTCCTACCCCTGGGACTCGGACCACCTGTCGCCCCTCCGGGCGCCCGGCCTCCCTGTCCGGGAGGGCCAATACCTGATCGCCGTGGACGGGGAGACGATCTCTCCCTCGTCGAACCTGTACGCGTATTTCGAGAACAAGGCGGGGAAGACGGTCCGCCTCACGGTGAACGACCGGCCCTCCAAGGAGGGCGCCCGCACCTTCCGCGTCAAGACGCTTCGGAGCGAGGCGACCCTGCGCTACCGGGAGTGGGTGGAACGCAACCGGGCGTATGTGGACAAGGCCTCCGGGGGGGCCGTGGGGTACGTGCACCTCCCCGGCATGATGGAGGACGGCCTCATCGAGTTCGCGCGGTACTTCTATCCCCAGATCGACAAGAAAGCCATCCTCCTGGACGCCCGGTACAACGGGGGCGGGTTCACCAGCGGCATGATCATCGATCACCTGGAGCGAAAGGTCTGGGCCGTGACCCAGCCCCGAGAAGGCAGGCCCTCCCTGAACCCCGAGGCGGCGTTCTGGGGCCCTTACGCCCTCCTCATCAACGAGGACACGGGCAGCGACGGCGAACTCTTCTCCGAAGCCGTCAAGATCAAGGGACTCGCCAAGATCTTCGGGATGAGGACCTGGGGAGGCGCCTTCGGCATCGAGGCCCACCAGGACCTCGTGGACGGTGGGACCGTCACGCCTCCCCAGTTCGGCCTTTACGGGCTGGACCGCCGCTGGCTCATCGAGGGACGGGGCGTGGACCCCCACGTGGAGGTGCAGAACCTGCCCGGGGAGGTCTTGAAGGGAAAGGACGCCCAGTTGGACGCCGCGCTGGGATACCTGATGGACCTCGTAACCAAGAACCCCCAGGAGGTCCCTCCGCCCCCGCCCTACCCCAACAAGGCGAGGCCGGCCGGGTCCGACATCTCCAGGCCCTGA